In Mucilaginibacter celer, one DNA window encodes the following:
- the rplD gene encoding 50S ribosomal protein L4, whose protein sequence is MEVNVLNVSGKETGAKVQLPESIFGIEPNDHAIYLDVKQYLANQRQGTHKSKQRNEIAGSTRKLYKQKGTGGARAGGIKSPLFNGGGRVFGPQPRDYSFKLNKKLKSLARNSALSYKAKDNNILVLEDFNFDSIKTKNYIKLEADLNVTNDKTLLVVASAENNNVYLSSRNLKRSKVISVEQLNTYDVLNAGKLLLTTGAVKTLEEALAK, encoded by the coding sequence ATGGAAGTTAACGTATTAAACGTATCAGGTAAAGAAACAGGTGCCAAGGTGCAACTTCCTGAGTCGATCTTCGGTATTGAGCCAAATGATCACGCTATCTATCTTGACGTTAAGCAATATCTTGCTAACCAGCGTCAGGGTACACACAAATCAAAACAGCGTAATGAGATTGCAGGTTCAACCCGCAAGCTATATAAGCAAAAAGGTACAGGCGGTGCCCGTGCCGGTGGTATCAAATCACCATTATTTAACGGTGGTGGCCGTGTATTCGGTCCGCAACCACGTGATTACAGCTTCAAATTAAACAAAAAGCTTAAATCATTGGCCCGTAACTCTGCTTTATCATACAAAGCAAAGGATAACAACATTTTAGTGTTGGAGGACTTTAATTTTGATAGCATCAAAACTAAAAACTACATTAAGTTGGAGGCCGATTTGAATGTTACTAACGATAAAACATTATTGGTAGTAGCAAGCGCTGAAAATAACAATGTTTATTTATCAAGCAGAAACCTGAAAAGGAGCAAAGTAATTTCTGTTGAGCAGTTAAACACTTATGATGTGTTGAACGCCGGCAAATTATTGCTTACTACAGGTGCTGTTAAAACTTTGGAGGAAGCATTAGCTAAGTAA
- the rplW gene encoding 50S ribosomal protein L23 has product MEILKQPLLTEKVTQLTEKLNRYAFKVDHRANKIQIKTAIEAMYGVNITAVNTMKYVGKLKTRNTKAGAVQGRSATYKKAIVTLKDGEVIDFYSNI; this is encoded by the coding sequence ATGGAAATTTTAAAACAACCCCTACTTACTGAAAAAGTTACTCAGTTAACTGAAAAGCTTAACCGTTATGCTTTCAAAGTTGATCACAGGGCTAACAAAATTCAGATCAAAACTGCCATTGAGGCAATGTATGGTGTAAATATCACTGCGGTGAACACCATGAAATACGTCGGTAAACTAAAAACCCGCAATACTAAGGCTGGTGCCGTACAAGGCCGCTCAGCTACTTACAAAAAAGCGATCGTTACGTTGAAGGACGGAGAAGTAATTGATTTTTACAGCAATATATAA
- the rplB gene encoding 50S ribosomal protein L2, whose amino-acid sequence MAVKRFKPVTPGTRFRVDVSNSDITTNVPEKSLVVAANKKSGGRNNDGKMTMRYLGGGHKQAYRLIDFKRNKFDIPAKVATIEYDPNRSARIALLHFADGEKRYMIAPEGLTVGTIVTAGETAAPEVGNTLPLKNIPLGSIIHNIELNPGQGGVIARSAGTYAQLSARDGKYAIIKLPSGETRMILSTCLATIGTVSNGERANSVLGKAGRNRWLGRRPRVRGVAMNPVDHPMGGGEGRASGGHPRSRKGLLAKGYKTRDKKKSSDRYIIERRKK is encoded by the coding sequence ATGGCAGTAAAGAGATTTAAACCGGTTACCCCGGGTACCCGCTTCAGAGTTGACGTATCTAACTCGGATATTACTACTAATGTTCCTGAAAAATCATTAGTTGTAGCAGCCAACAAAAAATCGGGCGGTCGTAACAACGACGGTAAAATGACTATGCGCTACTTAGGTGGTGGTCATAAACAAGCATACAGGTTAATTGATTTTAAACGTAACAAATTTGACATCCCTGCAAAAGTTGCAACTATCGAGTACGATCCTAACCGTTCGGCACGTATAGCCCTGTTACACTTCGCAGATGGTGAAAAACGATACATGATCGCTCCGGAAGGCTTAACAGTTGGTACAATTGTAACAGCTGGCGAAACAGCCGCTCCAGAGGTTGGTAACACTTTACCATTAAAGAACATTCCTCTTGGTTCGATCATCCACAACATTGAGTTAAACCCAGGCCAGGGTGGTGTAATTGCCCGTAGTGCCGGTACTTATGCTCAATTATCAGCACGTGATGGCAAATACGCTATCATCAAGTTGCCTTCAGGCGAAACACGTATGATCTTGTCAACTTGCTTGGCAACTATCGGTACAGTTTCAAATGGCGAAAGGGCCAACTCTGTGTTAGGTAAAGCAGGCCGTAACCGTTGGTTGGGCCGCAGGCCAAGGGTACGTGGTGTAGCCATGAACCCGGTAGATCACCCTATGGGTGGTGGTGAAGGCCGTGCTTCGGGTGGTCACCCACGTTCACGTAAAGGTTTGTTAGCTAAAGGCTACAAAACCCGTGACAAGAAGAAATCATCGGATCGTTACATCATTGAAAGAAGGAAGAAATAA
- the rpsS gene encoding 30S ribosomal protein S19, whose protein sequence is MARSIKKGPYIDHNLDKKVMVLNDANKKSVVKTWSRRSMISPDFVGHTFAVHNGNKFIPVYVTENMVGHKLGEFAPTRTFRGHAEKKK, encoded by the coding sequence ATGGCTCGTTCAATTAAAAAAGGACCTTACATTGATCATAACTTAGATAAGAAAGTTATGGTACTGAATGACGCAAATAAAAAATCAGTTGTAAAAACATGGTCACGTCGTTCCATGATCTCTCCTGATTTCGTTGGTCATACATTCGCTGTACACAACGGTAACAAGTTTATCCCTGTGTATGTAACAGAAAATATGGTTGGACACAAGCTGGGAGAGTTTGCCCCAACCCGTACATTCCGCGGTCACGCAGAAAAGAAAAAATAA
- the rplV gene encoding 50S ribosomal protein L22, with protein MEATTKIKRSVQIRQQKEAAKAVVGGASVAKLQDCPTSPRKMRLVVDLIRGENVFKALSILKFTNKEAAIRVEKLLLSAINNWQAKNEGKNADDLFVKEVSVGGGRQLKRLRPAPQGRGYRIRKRSNHVTLIVDTKNEIN; from the coding sequence ATGGAAGCAACAACAAAAATTAAAAGGTCTGTACAAATCAGGCAACAAAAAGAAGCTGCAAAAGCTGTAGTAGGTGGCGCTTCTGTTGCTAAGTTACAGGACTGTCCAACTTCACCACGCAAAATGCGTTTGGTGGTTGATCTAATCCGCGGTGAAAACGTATTTAAGGCTTTAAGCATCTTAAAATTCACTAATAAAGAAGCAGCTATCCGCGTTGAAAAATTGCTTTTATCAGCAATTAACAACTGGCAAGCTAAAAACGAAGGTAAAAACGCTGATGATCTTTTTGTAAAAGAAGTATCTGTAGGCGGTGGCCGTCAGCTAAAAAGGTTACGCCCGGCACCACAAGGCAGGGGATACCGTATCCGCAAACGCTCAAACCACGTAACACTTATTGTGGATACTAAAAACGAAATCAATTAA
- the rpsC gene encoding 30S ribosomal protein S3: MGQKAHPIGNRLGIIRGWDSNWFGGNNYSDKLVEDEKIRKYLSARIAKGGVSKVVIERTLKRITVTIHTARPGIVIGKGGQEVDKIKEELKKLTKKEVQINIFEIKRPELDAQLVAEGIAKQLEARISFRRAMKTTIAATMRMGAEGIKVMTSGRLGGAEMARSEQYKEGRIPLHTFRADIDYALAEALTTYGKIGVKVWICKGEVYGKRDLSPNIGSTSSASGKGGRPEGGAPGFGGRNERGGERGGERRGDRKPGGDRRGGGNNRPGGNRPGGQGGNRPGGPGKR, translated from the coding sequence ATGGGACAGAAAGCACATCCAATAGGTAACAGGTTAGGCATCATCAGAGGCTGGGATTCTAACTGGTTCGGTGGCAACAACTACTCCGATAAATTAGTTGAAGACGAAAAAATCCGCAAATACCTTTCAGCTCGTATCGCTAAAGGTGGTGTATCAAAAGTAGTTATCGAGCGTACTTTAAAACGTATCACTGTAACTATCCACACTGCCCGTCCGGGTATTGTGATCGGTAAAGGCGGTCAGGAAGTTGATAAGATCAAAGAAGAGTTGAAAAAACTTACTAAAAAAGAAGTTCAGATCAACATTTTCGAGATCAAACGCCCTGAGCTTGACGCGCAATTAGTAGCTGAAGGCATTGCTAAACAATTAGAAGCACGTATCTCTTTCCGTCGTGCCATGAAAACCACAATCGCTGCAACCATGCGTATGGGTGCCGAAGGTATCAAGGTAATGACATCAGGCCGCTTAGGTGGCGCTGAGATGGCACGTAGCGAGCAATATAAAGAAGGCAGGATTCCTCTGCACACTTTCCGTGCCGACATCGACTACGCTTTAGCAGAAGCATTAACTACCTATGGTAAAATAGGTGTTAAAGTATGGATCTGCAAAGGCGAGGTTTATGGCAAACGCGATCTTTCACCTAACATTGGCAGCACCAGCAGCGCAAGCGGCAAAGGCGGCAGGCCAGAAGGTGGCGCACCAGGCTTTGGTGGCCGTAACGAAAGAGGCGGCGAGCGCGGCGGTGAGCGTCGTGGCGACAGGAAACCAGGTGGCGACCGCCGTGGTGGTGGTAACAACCGTCCAGGTGGAAACCGTCCGGGTGGACAAGGTGGAAACCGCCCAGGTGGCCCAGGTAAGAGATAA
- the rplP gene encoding 50S ribosomal protein L16, producing the protein MLQPKRTKFRKMQKGRMKGLATRGAELSFGSFGVKSLEAAWITSRQIEAARIAVTRFMKREGQVWIRIFPDKPVTKKPAEVRMGKGKGAPEYWVAVVRPGRIIFEAEGVPLEVAKEALRLAAQKLPVQTKFIVRRDYVEA; encoded by the coding sequence ATGCTACAGCCAAAAAGAACGAAGTTCAGAAAGATGCAAAAAGGCAGGATGAAAGGTTTAGCCACTCGTGGTGCTGAACTTTCATTCGGATCTTTTGGTGTTAAATCACTCGAAGCGGCATGGATCACCAGCCGTCAGATCGAGGCTGCACGTATCGCTGTAACACGTTTTATGAAACGTGAAGGACAGGTTTGGATCAGGATATTCCCTGACAAACCTGTAACTAAAAAACCTGCAGAGGTACGTATGGGTAAAGGTAAAGGTGCTCCTGAATACTGGGTTGCGGTAGTACGCCCCGGAAGGATCATTTTCGAAGCCGAAGGTGTGCCTTTGGAAGTTGCTAAAGAGGCTTTACGCCTTGCAGCACAGAAATTACCAGTGCAAACTAAATTTATTGTACGTAGGGATTACGTAGAAGCATAA
- the rpmC gene encoding 50S ribosomal protein L29 produces the protein MKNSEILGLSTEEIVAKISEERATLTKLKFAHAVSAIENPSRITKVRKGIAQLNTELTKRKAAAASDKN, from the coding sequence ATGAAAAACTCAGAAATTTTGGGCCTATCAACTGAAGAGATTGTTGCAAAGATCAGCGAGGAAAGGGCTACCCTAACCAAATTGAAATTCGCACATGCAGTTTCAGCTATTGAGAACCCGTCACGTATAACCAAAGTACGCAAAGGAATTGCTCAGTTAAATACTGAATTAACAAAACGTAAAGCGGCGGCCGCTTCTGATAAGAATTAA
- the rpsQ gene encoding 30S ribosomal protein S17, with protein sequence MERNLRKTRIGLVVSNKMQKSIVVAVERKVKHPIYGKFVKKTTKFKAHDEANTCGVGDTVLIMETRPLSKTKNWRLVEILERAK encoded by the coding sequence ATGGAAAGAAATTTAAGAAAAACACGTATCGGCCTGGTAGTAAGCAATAAAATGCAAAAATCTATCGTGGTAGCCGTTGAGCGTAAGGTTAAGCACCCGATCTATGGTAAATTCGTAAAGAAAACTACCAAATTTAAAGCTCATGACGAAGCTAACACCTGTGGTGTTGGCGATACCGTATTGATTATGGAAACCCGCCCGTTAAGCAAAACTAAAAACTGGCGATTAGTTGAAATTTTAGAAAGGGCGA